From one Melioribacteraceae bacterium genomic stretch:
- the atpG gene encoding ATP synthase F1 subunit gamma, whose product MATLRDIKSRIKGVKNTQQITKAMKMVAAARLRRAQENIINARPYSRKIAEVLSNLIAIEKGSDNPLFQEREVESVAIIVVTSDRGLCGGFNMNAIRKAEEFIKENYSELNNADKVSLYCVGKKGVDHFKRRNYKVAASYSGIFSDLKFEFASALTTELTAKFLNKEYDKVFIVYNEFKSVIQQNTIAKQILPIAKFEDKSQEINDSKPVDFIYEPDKQSIINALLPRHLKAQVWTSLLDSYAAELGARMTAMDMATENAKELIRTLNILYNKERQAAITTEISEIVSGANALRDA is encoded by the coding sequence ATGGCTACATTACGCGACATAAAAAGTAGAATTAAGGGAGTCAAAAACACTCAGCAAATAACCAAAGCAATGAAAATGGTTGCTGCTGCGCGTTTACGTCGTGCTCAAGAAAATATCATAAATGCTCGCCCGTACTCGCGTAAAATAGCCGAAGTTCTCTCTAATTTAATAGCAATCGAAAAGGGTAGTGATAATCCACTTTTCCAAGAAAGAGAAGTTGAAAGTGTTGCGATTATAGTCGTTACCTCTGATAGAGGTTTATGCGGCGGATTCAACATGAATGCTATCAGAAAAGCTGAAGAGTTTATAAAAGAAAACTATTCTGAATTAAATAATGCAGATAAAGTTTCGCTCTATTGTGTCGGTAAAAAAGGTGTTGATCATTTTAAACGAAGAAATTATAAAGTTGCTGCTTCATATTCCGGTATTTTTTCAGATCTCAAATTTGAGTTTGCATCTGCGCTTACAACCGAGCTTACTGCAAAGTTTTTAAACAAAGAATACGATAAAGTATTTATTGTTTATAATGAGTTTAAATCTGTTATTCAACAAAATACAATTGCTAAACAGATTTTACCAATTGCTAAGTTTGAAGATAAATCTCAAGAAATTAACGATTCTAAACCTGTAGATTTTATTTATGAACCGGATAAACAATCGATAATAAATGCATTGTTGCCCAGACATTTAAAAGCGCAAGTGTGGACTTCATTGTTAGATTCGTATGCCGCTGAATTAGGTGCAAGAATGACAGCTATGGATATGGCAACAGAAAATGCTAAAGAACTTATTCGTACACTTAATATTCTTTATAATAAGGAACGACAAGCTGCAATTACAACTGAAATTTCTGAAATTGTATCCGGTGCTAATGCGCTTAGAGATGCTTAA
- the ffh gene encoding signal recognition particle protein: MFDDISQKLDKALKKVTGQGRITENNVSDTLREIRRVLLDADVNYKVAKQLVDDVKEKAMGKEVLASVTPGQLITKIFHDELTELMGGRNQEIRLNPSGVTVILLVGLQGSGKTTFSGKLAKYLSSKNRKVVLAAADIYRPAAIEQLKQLGTSINVPVFSIDGSKDAVLIASEAVRYAKENDANTVIIDTAGRLHVDEKLMDEVAAIKEKVKPSETLFVVDSMTGQDAVNSAKAFHDRVDFDGIVLTKIDGDSRGGCALSIKSVVQKPVKFISLGEKLDSIEKFHPDRLASRILGKGDIVSFVEKAQENVDQQAAEDIEKKLLSNQFDFEDFLKQIKMIKKMGSLKSILGMIPGMNKSIQNADVDDKQIVKVESIIQSMTKQERKNPKVLNGSRRKRIAIGSGNSIQDVNRLLKQFKEMQKMMKMFSSKGGKKMLGKFGNMSFN, translated from the coding sequence ATGTTTGATGATATAAGTCAAAAACTTGATAAAGCTTTAAAAAAAGTAACCGGTCAAGGTAGAATTACTGAAAATAATGTTTCTGATACTCTTCGTGAGATCAGACGTGTTCTTTTAGATGCTGATGTAAATTACAAAGTCGCTAAGCAATTGGTTGATGATGTAAAAGAAAAAGCAATGGGTAAAGAAGTTCTTGCTTCTGTTACTCCGGGTCAACTTATCACAAAAATATTTCATGATGAGTTAACTGAACTAATGGGCGGACGAAATCAAGAGATTCGTCTCAATCCATCCGGAGTTACGGTGATTCTGCTTGTGGGTTTGCAAGGTTCCGGTAAAACAACTTTTAGCGGTAAACTAGCAAAATATTTATCAAGCAAAAATCGAAAAGTAGTTTTAGCTGCCGCCGATATTTATAGGCCTGCAGCAATTGAGCAACTTAAGCAGCTAGGTACCAGTATTAATGTTCCTGTGTTTTCGATTGACGGAAGTAAAGATGCTGTTTTAATTGCGAGCGAAGCGGTACGATATGCGAAAGAGAATGATGCAAATACTGTAATCATCGATACAGCCGGAAGATTACATGTTGATGAAAAGTTGATGGATGAAGTTGCTGCAATTAAGGAAAAGGTAAAACCTTCTGAAACCTTATTTGTGGTTGACTCGATGACCGGTCAGGATGCGGTAAATTCCGCAAAAGCATTTCATGACCGTGTTGATTTTGACGGAATAGTTCTTACAAAAATTGATGGCGATTCGAGAGGCGGTTGTGCTCTTTCAATTAAATCTGTTGTCCAAAAACCGGTTAAATTTATTAGTCTCGGCGAAAAATTAGATTCAATTGAAAAATTTCATCCTGATCGCTTAGCTTCAAGAATTCTCGGTAAAGGTGATATTGTTTCTTTTGTTGAAAAAGCACAAGAAAATGTTGATCAGCAAGCAGCCGAAGATATTGAAAAGAAATTACTTTCGAATCAATTTGACTTTGAGGATTTCCTTAAGCAGATTAAAATGATAAAAAAAATGGGATCATTAAAATCTATATTGGGAATGATTCCTGGGATGAATAAATCGATACAAAATGCAGATGTTGATGATAAGCAAATTGTAAAAGTTGAATCGATTATTCAATCAATGACAAAGCAAGAAAGAAAAAATCCCAAAGTATTAAACGGAAGCCGCCGTAAAAGAATAGCTATTGGAAGTGGCAATTCAATTCAAGATGTTAATAGATTGCTAAAGCAATTTAAAGAAATGCAAAAAATGATGAAGATGTTCAGTTCCAAAGGCGGCAAAAAGATGCTTGGTAAATTTGGGAATATGAGTTTTAATTAA
- a CDS encoding KH domain-containing protein: MKEFIEFIAKHLVDSPDNVSIEEATPDEKTIELTLKVGQDDVGKVIGKQGKTAQAMRTLLTAIAAKDGKRAILKILD; encoded by the coding sequence ATGAAGGAATTTATTGAATTCATCGCAAAGCATTTAGTTGACAGTCCGGATAACGTTTCTATTGAAGAAGCAACACCGGATGAAAAAACAATCGAATTGACTCTCAAAGTTGGTCAAGACGATGTTGGTAAGGTAATTGGCAAGCAAGGTAAGACTGCTCAAGCTATGCGAACTCTGCTTACTGCCATTGCTGCTAAAGATGGAAAAAGAGCAATACTAAAAATTCTTGATTAA
- the rimM gene encoding ribosome maturation factor RimM (Essential for efficient processing of 16S rRNA), with product MQEFLFVAQLKSTVNKDGYLILKNYSDSSEVLENQKIVFIDVFGDKRKFFVEDFYFSGEQPVIKFKNFDSREDVNFLVGKDIFVESIHLPDVKPDEFFIHEYIGAKIFRSYEFFGILINVESYPGNDVLVIRDLNGKEILIPLVTDFIERIDKDKKEIHLNPGMDLNYDEI from the coding sequence TTGCAAGAATTTCTTTTTGTTGCCCAATTAAAATCTACAGTCAACAAAGATGGTTACCTGATCCTTAAGAATTATAGCGATTCTTCTGAAGTATTAGAGAACCAAAAAATTGTTTTTATCGATGTCTTTGGCGATAAAAGAAAATTTTTCGTCGAAGACTTTTATTTTTCGGGTGAACAACCCGTAATTAAGTTTAAGAATTTCGATTCTCGAGAAGATGTAAATTTTCTTGTAGGTAAAGATATTTTTGTTGAAAGCATTCATTTGCCCGATGTTAAGCCGGATGAATTTTTCATTCATGAGTATATCGGTGCGAAGATATTTAGATCATATGAGTTCTTTGGTATTCTGATTAATGTTGAAAGTTATCCGGGTAATGATGTTCTTGTTATTAGAGATCTTAACGGAAAGGAAATTTTAATACCTCTTGTTACGGATTTTATAGAACGAATTGATAAGGATAAAAAAGAAATTCATCTTAACCCGGGAATGGATCTTAACTATGATGAGATTTGA
- the trmD gene encoding tRNA (guanosine(37)-N1)-methyltransferase TrmD → MMRFDIISAVPDLLVSPISYSIIKRAQDRNLVEIHIHNLRDYAYDKHKQIDDKPFGGGPGMLLKPEPFFECIEKLKSEREYNHIIFTSPKGKKYSQKIANQLSLANNILIITGHYKGIDDRVREVFATDEYSIGDFVLSGGELPALVIIDSVIRLIPGVLNDSESALNDSLMDGESVEAPYFTRPAEYKGLKVPDVLLSGNFAKINEWKEAQSKFLTEKWKKNNSSE, encoded by the coding sequence ATGATGAGATTTGATATCATATCTGCAGTGCCTGATTTATTGGTCAGTCCGATAAGTTATAGTATTATTAAACGAGCACAAGATAGAAATTTGGTTGAGATTCATATACACAATCTTCGAGATTATGCATACGATAAACATAAGCAGATTGATGATAAACCGTTCGGTGGCGGACCCGGAATGCTCCTCAAACCCGAACCGTTCTTTGAATGTATTGAAAAATTGAAAAGTGAGAGAGAATATAATCATATAATTTTTACTTCACCAAAAGGTAAAAAGTATTCTCAGAAAATCGCGAATCAACTATCACTTGCAAATAATATTTTGATTATCACAGGACATTATAAAGGGATTGATGATCGCGTAAGAGAAGTTTTTGCTACAGATGAATACTCAATTGGTGATTTTGTTCTAAGTGGTGGTGAATTACCGGCATTGGTAATCATTGATTCAGTTATCAGATTGATCCCCGGCGTTCTGAATGATAGTGAATCGGCATTAAATGATTCTCTAATGGATGGCGAAAGTGTTGAAGCACCTTATTTCACACGCCCGGCCGAATACAAAGGTTTGAAAGTTCCCGATGTATTGTTAAGCGGTAACTTTGCAAAAATAAATGAATGGAAAGAAGCACAGTCAAAATTTTTGACAGAAAAGTGGAAAAAAAATAATTCTTCGGAGTAG
- the rplS gene encoding 50S ribosomal protein L19, whose amino-acid sequence MDKIQEILKDQLRTDLPEFKTGDRVRVHVRVIEGDKERIQPFEGDVISIRGGASDKTFTVRKISSGVGVERIFNYNSPKIAKVEVVKEGKVRRAKLYYLRNLSGKAARIKDKNIQ is encoded by the coding sequence ATGGATAAGATACAAGAAATACTAAAAGATCAGTTACGCACTGATTTACCGGAATTTAAAACCGGTGACAGAGTTCGTGTTCACGTTCGAGTTATTGAAGGTGATAAAGAAAGAATTCAACCGTTTGAAGGCGATGTTATAAGTATAAGAGGCGGAGCTTCAGACAAAACTTTTACAGTTAGAAAAATCTCAAGCGGTGTTGGTGTTGAAAGAATTTTCAATTACAACTCACCAAAGATTGCTAAAGTAGAAGTTGTGAAAGAAGGTAAAGTAAGAAGAGCTAAACTTTATTACTTGAGAAATCTTTCAGGTAAAGCTGCTAGAATTAAAGATAAGAATATTCAGTAG
- a CDS encoding phosphoglycerate dehydrogenase has translation MSEKMKVLIADKLPEQYVQKLRDHDLEVIYEPKLGENDLPKAAEDVDIIVVRSTVVNAETIEKSKKLNLIIRAGAGYNNINVAAANKKGVYVANCPGKNAIAVAELAMGLIISLDRQIPDNVSDFRAGKWNKAAYSKANGLYGKTIAIVGLGNIGREVAIRAKAFGMNVYGKDISRIEGVEYKDFSEFDQVLPIADVVSLHLPLTPNTKGLFNDKMFSYMKNGAYFINTSRPGVVDEDALIKAVKEKGIRAGLDVFMDEPEQKSGEVKSNLQDVDGIYVTHHIGASTDQAQNAVAEEAIQIILDFINSGVIDHWVNRAKITDAHYQLVVKHYDKPGVLASIMDVLRQGEINIEEVENIIFDGGIVACCTMKLKLSATDEMLAAIRNNPNVLTVSHTAI, from the coding sequence ATGAGTGAAAAAATGAAAGTATTGATTGCCGACAAATTACCCGAGCAATATGTTCAGAAACTTCGTGATCATGACCTCGAAGTTATTTATGAACCAAAACTCGGAGAAAATGATTTACCAAAAGCAGCAGAAGATGTTGATATAATTGTAGTCAGATCTACTGTAGTAAATGCAGAAACAATAGAGAAATCAAAAAAGTTAAATCTTATTATTAGAGCAGGCGCCGGTTATAATAATATAAACGTTGCTGCCGCAAACAAAAAAGGTGTTTATGTTGCTAACTGTCCCGGTAAAAACGCTATTGCTGTTGCAGAGTTAGCAATGGGATTAATTATTTCTCTAGATAGACAAATTCCCGATAATGTTTCGGATTTTAGAGCAGGTAAATGGAACAAAGCTGCTTACTCAAAAGCTAACGGTTTATACGGAAAAACAATAGCGATTGTAGGATTAGGAAATATCGGACGTGAGGTTGCAATTCGAGCAAAAGCATTTGGTATGAATGTTTACGGCAAGGATATTTCCAGAATTGAAGGAGTTGAATACAAAGATTTCTCAGAATTTGATCAAGTACTACCAATTGCAGATGTTGTTTCTCTCCATCTACCATTAACACCTAATACAAAGGGTTTGTTTAATGACAAGATGTTTTCTTATATGAAAAATGGTGCATATTTTATCAATACTTCAAGACCCGGTGTTGTTGATGAAGATGCGTTAATAAAAGCTGTTAAAGAAAAAGGAATACGTGCTGGTTTAGATGTTTTCATGGACGAACCGGAACAAAAATCCGGCGAAGTTAAATCAAATCTTCAAGATGTGGATGGAATTTATGTTACACATCATATTGGTGCATCGACTGATCAAGCACAAAATGCCGTTGCCGAAGAAGCAATTCAGATTATATTGGACTTTATTAATAGTGGTGTTATCGATCACTGGGTTAACAGAGCTAAAATAACTGACGCGCATTATCAATTAGTCGTTAAACATTATGATAAACCCGGTGTGCTCGCATCAATTATGGATGTGCTTAGACAAGGTGAAATAAATATCGAGGAAGTTGAAAATATTATATTTGACGGCGGAATAGTAGCTTGTTGTACGATGAAATTAAAATTATCAGCTACAGATGAAATGCTCGCGGCAATAAGAAATAATCCTAATGTATTAACTGTTTCTCATACAGCAATTTAG
- the hutU gene encoding urocanate hydratase, giving the protein MDSEKKEIRSPRGTDLSCKGWIQEAAMRMLMNNLDPDNAEKPEELIVYGGSGKAARNWESYNAIIESLKKLENDETLLVQSGKPVGIFKTHIDAPRVIISNSMLVPDWANWNEFRRLENLGLTMYGQMTAGSWIYIGTQGILQGTYETFSECANQHFGGTLEGKFVLTAGLGGMGGAQPLAATMNGAAFLGIDVDEKRIQKRLETGYIDKINYDLSEALKLVLDAKKNRQALSVGLVGNAGEVLPAILEKGIIPDILTDQTSAHDVLSGYVPMGMSFEEALQLRKSDPEQYIQKSRATIVAHVKAMLNFQKKGAITFDYGNNIRGEAKENGVINAFDIPGFVPEYIRPLFCDGKGPFRWAALSGDPDDIFETDKAVMETFPEDEALIRWIKMAQKKVHFQGLPTRICWLGYGDRAKMGKIFNDLVASGKVKAPIVIGRDHLDCGSVASPYRETEAMKDGSDAIADWPILNALMNAIGGASWVSIHHGGGVGIGKSIHAGMVIVADGTKEAEKRLERVLTYDPGMGIIRHSDAGYDRAINNAKKFGVKIPMMK; this is encoded by the coding sequence ATGGATTCAGAGAAAAAAGAAATCAGATCTCCAAGAGGAACAGATTTATCATGCAAAGGCTGGATTCAAGAAGCCGCGATGAGAATGTTAATGAATAATCTTGATCCTGATAACGCAGAAAAACCCGAAGAATTAATTGTATATGGTGGTTCAGGTAAAGCAGCAAGAAATTGGGAATCATACAATGCAATTATTGAATCACTTAAAAAATTAGAAAACGATGAGACTCTTTTAGTTCAATCCGGCAAACCGGTTGGAATTTTTAAAACTCACATCGATGCACCAAGAGTTATAATTTCAAATTCAATGCTAGTCCCCGATTGGGCAAATTGGAACGAATTCAGACGTCTGGAAAATCTTGGTTTAACAATGTACGGACAAATGACCGCAGGAAGCTGGATTTACATCGGCACACAAGGAATTCTTCAGGGAACTTATGAGACATTTTCCGAATGCGCTAATCAACATTTTGGCGGAACTCTTGAAGGTAAATTTGTTTTAACCGCCGGACTTGGCGGAATGGGCGGTGCTCAACCGCTCGCAGCAACTATGAATGGTGCGGCTTTCTTGGGTATAGACGTTGATGAAAAACGAATCCAAAAAAGATTAGAGACCGGTTACATTGATAAGATAAATTATGATTTATCGGAAGCATTAAAACTAGTTTTAGATGCAAAGAAGAACAGACAAGCGTTATCTGTTGGACTTGTCGGTAATGCTGGTGAAGTTTTACCGGCAATTTTAGAAAAAGGAATTATCCCCGATATCTTAACCGATCAAACATCAGCTCATGATGTGTTAAGTGGTTATGTTCCAATGGGAATGAGTTTTGAAGAAGCACTTCAATTAAGAAAATCTGATCCCGAACAATATATTCAGAAATCTAGAGCAACAATTGTAGCGCACGTAAAAGCTATGTTAAATTTCCAGAAGAAAGGTGCAATTACATTTGATTATGGGAATAACATCCGTGGTGAGGCAAAAGAAAACGGAGTTATAAATGCTTTCGACATACCCGGATTTGTACCTGAATATATTCGCCCACTCTTCTGCGACGGAAAAGGTCCGTTTAGATGGGCTGCCTTATCCGGTGATCCAGATGATATATTTGAAACCGATAAAGCAGTGATGGAAACTTTTCCTGAAGACGAGGCATTAATCCGTTGGATTAAAATGGCACAAAAGAAAGTTCACTTTCAGGGATTACCAACTCGCATCTGTTGGCTGGGATATGGCGATCGAGCAAAGATGGGTAAAATATTTAATGATTTAGTTGCATCCGGAAAAGTGAAAGCCCCGATTGTAATCGGAAGGGACCATTTGGATTGCGGTTCGGTAGCTTCACCTTATAGAGAAACCGAAGCAATGAAAGACGGGAGCGATGCAATTGCTGATTGGCCAATTCTAAATGCATTGATGAATGCTATTGGTGGTGCAAGTTGGGTTTCGATTCATCATGGTGGCGGTGTTGGAATCGGAAAATCGATCCATGCCGGAATGGTAATCGTTGCCGACGGAACAAAAGAAGCTGAAAAAAGATTAGAGAGAGTTTTAACTTATGATCCGGGTATGGGAATAATTCGTCATTCCGATGCCGGATATGATAGAGCAATAAATAATGCAAAAAAATTCGGTGTAAAAATTCCGATGATGAAGTAA
- a CDS encoding adenosine deaminase, which yields MKTEEIIKLAPKVQLHDHLDGGLRPETIVELAKEYKYKRLPTSDPGELADWFHRGANKGNLVEYLQGFEHTIALMQTKDSLKRIAFEMMEDMSKDGVCYIETRFAPVFHTEKGLHYDDVIDAVLEGLNEGKEKFGVGFGLILCGMRNMKNTLEIAELAVNFRNKGVVGFDLAGEEGGYPPKKHVDAFQFIQRANFHITIHAGEAFGKESIWQAIQFCGAHRIGHGTRLTEDISFDKDGNVIALGELAQYVLDTRLPIEICLLSNVHTGAVDKLENHPFIKLFKQKFRVFLNTDDRLMSDTTLTKEYLTATEMFDISLDDIEKLNINAMKSAFIPYDERLKYIYDVIKPGYQSIREKLLSLKE from the coding sequence ATGAAAACAGAAGAAATAATAAAATTAGCCCCAAAAGTTCAACTTCATGACCATCTTGATGGTGGATTAAGGCCTGAAACTATTGTTGAATTAGCCAAAGAATATAAATATAAAAGGTTGCCTACCTCAGATCCGGGTGAATTGGCTGATTGGTTTCACCGAGGAGCAAATAAAGGTAATCTTGTTGAGTATCTGCAAGGATTTGAACACACAATAGCATTGATGCAAACTAAGGATTCGTTAAAACGAATTGCATTTGAAATGATGGAGGACATGTCAAAAGACGGAGTTTGTTATATCGAAACTCGTTTTGCTCCGGTTTTTCATACCGAAAAAGGTTTGCATTATGACGATGTTATTGATGCCGTTCTTGAGGGATTGAATGAAGGGAAAGAAAAATTCGGAGTAGGGTTCGGTTTAATTCTATGCGGTATGCGCAATATGAAAAATACTTTGGAGATCGCAGAACTAGCAGTTAATTTTCGGAATAAAGGGGTTGTTGGATTTGACTTAGCAGGCGAAGAAGGTGGGTATCCGCCAAAAAAACATGTAGATGCATTTCAATTTATTCAAAGAGCAAATTTTCACATAACAATTCATGCTGGGGAAGCATTTGGTAAAGAATCTATCTGGCAGGCAATTCAATTTTGTGGTGCCCACCGAATCGGACACGGAACTAGATTAACCGAAGATATAAGCTTTGATAAAGACGGTAACGTAATTGCTCTTGGTGAATTGGCTCAATATGTTTTAGATACAAGACTTCCGATTGAAATTTGCTTATTGAGTAATGTTCATACAGGTGCAGTCGATAAATTAGAAAATCACCCATTTATAAAACTATTTAAACAGAAATTCAGAGTTTTTCTTAATACTGATGATAGGTTAATGAGCGATACAACTCTTACAAAAGAATATCTTACAGCAACCGAAATGTTTGATATTAGTTTGGACGACATCGAAAAGCTAAATATAAACGCGATGAAATCTGCCTTTATACCTTATGATGAAAGGCTGAAATATATCTACGATGTTATTAAACCCGGTTATCAAAGTATAAGAGAAAAGCTTCTGTCTTTGAAAGAATAA
- a CDS encoding tetratricopeptide repeat protein, producing MKRVIVIISLLAMIFGITAFQCASTEITSARLYMQQDNNEKAKEALMREIQANPKSDEGYYLLGYLYGEEGDYAKMTEYFGKSIEISNKFAKEIQDSRNYHWADNFNKGVAFFNRAAQTNNEDSTQMFFDKSIERFENAILVQPDSTDTYKNLTFAYINAGRIDEAVEPLKNLIAKEGSAESYTMLGEIYITQGQNLKSAFQTSGDAADSIKANQKFEEAVSVLEKGHDKYPNNGEILLFLSNAYINANKLDIAMNAFKEGVAQDPNNKYYRYNYGVLLLEANDFDGAEDHFLKAIELDPDYSNAIYNLAATYVKWGTQLRDKAEADGVEDDSFKEKFNLALPHLEKYLELNPDDAQIWELLGRVYANLGMTEKSMEAFDMADKKR from the coding sequence ATGAAACGTGTTATTGTAATAATAAGTTTATTGGCGATGATATTTGGAATAACTGCTTTCCAATGTGCATCGACTGAAATCACGAGCGCCCGTTTGTATATGCAGCAAGATAATAATGAAAAGGCGAAAGAAGCTTTGATGAGAGAGATCCAAGCAAACCCAAAAAGTGATGAGGGTTATTATCTGTTAGGATACTTATATGGCGAAGAAGGTGATTATGCTAAGATGACCGAGTATTTCGGAAAATCTATTGAAATCAGTAATAAATTTGCTAAAGAAATTCAGGACAGTAGAAATTATCACTGGGCTGATAACTTTAATAAAGGTGTTGCATTCTTTAACCGTGCAGCTCAAACCAATAATGAAGATTCTACACAAATGTTTTTTGATAAATCGATTGAGAGATTTGAAAACGCAATATTAGTTCAACCTGATTCAACAGATACTTATAAAAATCTTACCTTTGCTTATATCAATGCCGGTAGAATTGACGAAGCTGTTGAACCGTTGAAAAATCTAATCGCTAAAGAAGGTTCCGCGGAATCTTACACAATGCTTGGAGAGATTTATATTACACAAGGACAAAATTTGAAATCAGCATTTCAGACTTCTGGTGATGCTGCTGATAGTATCAAGGCTAATCAAAAGTTTGAAGAAGCTGTTAGTGTGCTTGAAAAAGGCCATGATAAATACCCAAACAACGGTGAAATTCTTCTTTTCTTATCAAATGCGTATATCAATGCAAATAAATTAGATATAGCAATGAATGCCTTTAAAGAAGGTGTTGCCCAAGATCCTAACAATAAATATTATAGATATAACTATGGTGTTTTATTATTAGAAGCGAATGATTTTGACGGTGCCGAAGATCATTTCCTAAAAGCCATTGAACTTGATCCGGATTATTCAAACGCAATTTACAATTTAGCGGCTACTTATGTTAAATGGGGAACACAGTTAAGGGATAAAGCTGAAGCAGATGGTGTTGAAGATGATTCATTTAAAGAAAAATTCAACTTAGCTCTTCCTCATTTAGAAAAGTATTTGGAACTTAATCCTGATGATGCACAAATTTGGGAACTACTCGGTCGTGTTTATGCAAATTTAGGTATGACCGAAAAATCAATGGAAGCCTTTGATATGGCTGACAAGAAAAGATAA
- a CDS encoding DUF3467 domain-containing protein, protein MSQQNDPKSQQLKIELGEKEAEGIYSNLAIITHSPAEFVIDFTRVVPGVPKAKVLSRIITTPQHAKMLLKALQDNIGKFENRFGEIKLEGQPGHQFGFTNVDKDSTIN, encoded by the coding sequence ATGAGTCAACAAAATGATCCGAAATCACAACAGTTAAAAATTGAATTGGGTGAAAAAGAAGCAGAAGGTATTTATTCAAATCTTGCAATAATTACTCATTCACCTGCAGAGTTTGTAATTGATTTTACTAGGGTTGTTCCAGGCGTTCCAAAAGCAAAAGTGCTTTCAAGAATTATTACAACTCCACAACATGCTAAAATGCTTCTGAAAGCTTTACAAGATAATATAGGTAAGTTTGAAAATAGGTTTGGCGAAATAAAGTTAGAAGGTCAGCCAGGTCATCAGTTTGGTTTTACGAATGTCGATAAAGATAGTACAATAAATTAA